Below is a genomic region from Methanobacterium sp..
CCTAAAATTGGATTTAAGAAGTTTAACTAGAGGTGACAAGATGACTCTTATGGATCCTCTGGCCGACGCCCTTACTAATATGCGGAACAACGAGATGCAGGGAAACAATAAATGTACAGTATCTCCCGCATCTAAAATGATTGGGCAGGTCCTGAGGACGATGCAAAAAGAAGGTTACATTGGTGAATTTGAATATGTTGACGATGATAAAGCAGGCATGTTCACCGTGGAACTAGAGGGAAATATAAACAAGTGCGGTGTGATAAAGCCCAGGCACGCCGTGAAAAAAGATGAATTCGAAAAATTCGAAAAACGATACCTACCATCCAAAAACTTCGGGATAATGATTGTAACAACCCCCGAAGGGATAATGACCCACAACGAAGCTAAAGAACGTGGTATCGGTGGTAGATTACTGGTATACGTTTATTAAGGTGATAAAAATGGCTTTAGCAGTGGTTTTAAGGGAGGAAATCCCCATCCCAGAAGGCGTGGAAGTCACCATTGACAAAGAAATAACAGTCAAGGGACCCAAAGGAGAACTTAAACGCAAGTTCAAACAGGGTAATGTTACTATCAAACAAGAAGATAGTATGGTGGTCTTAGAAACTCGCTTCCCAAAAAAGAAGGATAAAGCTATGCTGGGCACTATCAAGTCTCACATTAGCAACATGATCCACGGATTAACCGAAGGATACACTTACCGAATGAAGATTGTTTACGCTCACTTTCCAATGACAGTGAAAGCTGCCAAGGAAAAGGTAACCATTGAAAACTTCCTGGGAGAAAGATACCCTCGCACAGCCAAAATAGTGGGCAGTGCACAGGTTAAAATTCAGGGAGATGAAGTAACCGTTACCGGTGTAAACAAGGAAAACGTGGGCCAGACAATGGCCAACCTTGAACAGGCTACTAAAATCAAGGGAAGAGACCCCAGGGTGTTCCAGGACGGAATATACCTGGTGGCTAAGGAGTGATCCTCATGAGGAAACCAAAATTCAGGAGACAAGAATGGCACAGGTACAAAAAACTGGGCGAAAACTGGAGGAAAGCCAGGGGTAAACTCAGTAAAGCAAGAAGGTATCAAGCTCGTAAACCTGCCATACCCACCATTGGTTACTGCTCACCCAGAGCTACCAAAGGACTCCATCCATCTGGATACCAGGATATTCTGGTGTGCAACCTAAAAGAACTTGAAAATCTGGATCCTGCAACCCAGGCTGGAAGAATCAGTTCAACCATAGGACTTAGGAAAAGGGAAGTTATGCTCCAGAAAGCCAGGGAGCTGGGAATTAAGATCTTAAATTAATTAATTCCTTATTTAAATAATCTTTTAATCCTAAAGCACAATCAATATAAATATCCTAAAACCTCCCACTACTGGCAATGAATCCAGAAGGGATGGTTTATCATAGGAATCAAGGGGCCCCATCATCATAATGTTGAGGGCAAGTAAAAAAACAATAATAATGAAAAAAATTCGGATGCAAGGGAAGTATCAGCATCCTTAGTTCTAAAGTTGATATATTTGGAACTAATAGAAGTTTTGATCAACCTTTTTTTAAAAGGTTGATATGGAGGTTTCTTTATGAATCTTACTACTCAGAAGAGACTAGCTGCGGACCTGCTTAAAGTAGGTGTTAATCGTGTCTGGATAGACCCTAACAACCTGGAAGAGGTTTCCCGGGCAATTACCCGGGAAGGAGTTAACAAACTCATCCAGGATGGTTACATTAAAGCACGACCCAAAAAGGGAATCAGCAGTTACCGATCAAAAAAGATAGCGGAACAGAAAAAGAAAGGAAGAAGAAAAGGTAGAGGAAGTATTAAAGGAGCTAAAGGGGCTAGAAACCCTAAGAAGAAAGCCTGGATGACTACCATCAGGGCCCTCCGAAAAGACCTCAAGGACATGAGGGATGAACGTGAAATTAATCGCACCACCTACCGTAAGCTATACAGAATGGCTAAAGGTGGAGCATTCCGTAGTAAATCCTACATGAAAACCTACGCCAGGGACCACGACCTTTTAAGATAACGGGGGAATTACAATGGCACAAGGATCAAGATATAAAGTAGCATTTAAACGTAGAAGAGAAGGAAAGACAAACTACGGTGCTAGATTAAAACTAATAGGATTAGACAAGCACCGTCTGGTAGTTCGAGTCACTGGCAATCACACCATAGCTCAGATAGTAGATGTGCAGATGGAAGGAGACCAAACCCTGATCTCAGCCCATTCCCAGGAAATAAAAAACATGGGATGGTTGGCCAGTGGTAAAAACACCTCTGCCGCTTACCTCACCGGATACCTCTGTGGCAGGAAAGCCATCAAAGAAGGTATTGAAGGAGCAGTACTGGACATGGGACTGGCAACTTCCACTAAGGGATCAAGAGTGTATGCAGTCATTAAAGGAGCAATTGATGCCGGTCTGGACGTACCTCACAAAGATGTTATCCTTCCTTCTGAAGACAGAATCACAGGAGAACACATTTCCCAGTATGCCCAATCATTGGAGAAGGCAGAAATGGAGAAAAAGTTTTCCCAGTACATCCAGAGGGGACTATCCCCCATGGACTTACCTGATCACTTTCAAAGTATCAAGGAAAAGATCGAAAAAGAGGTATCATAATGAATGATTATAACACCGAAGAATGGGAACCCAAAACCAATCTAGGTCGCATGGTAAAGGAGGGTCAGATAACCAGTATCGATGAGATATTCGATCGTGGCCTACCTATCATGGAACTGGAAATTGTGGATTCCCTGCTCCCAGATCTCGAAGAAGAGGTCATGGATGTTAACCTGGTGCAGAGAATGCACAAATCCGGACGTAAAGTGAACTTCCGAGTTATAGTAGCAGTGGGAAACAAAAACGGTTACGTTGGATTGGGACAGGGTAAAGCCAAAGAAGTAGGTCCTGCCATACGAAAAGCAGTTGACAACGCCAAATACAATGTCATCAAAGTCCGTCGAGGATGCGGTGACTGGGGATGTGTCTGCGGACGAGAACACACCGTACCCTTCAAAGTGGAAGGTAAAAAAGGCAGTGTTCGTGTAACCCTCATACCCGCCCCTGGTGGAGTTGGAATGGTAATTGGAAACGTGGGTAAAACCATACTTGGACTGGCTGGAATTGACGATGTATGGTCTCAGACCATGGGACAGACCCAGACCACCATCAACTTTGCAGGTGCAGTATTCGATGCCCTTAAAAAGTTAAGCATGGTAAAAGCCCCAACCAAAGACCTTAAAAAACTGGGCGTCTGTGTGGAGTAAGGTGATATCATGATTATAGCATTAAGAGTCAGGGGACGTACTGGAATCAAGGGAGACATATCCGACACCCTGGATATGCTCCGCCTAACCAGAATAAATCACGCAGTCCTTTTACCTGAAAATGACAGTTACATGGGAATGCTCAGGAAAGGAAAGGACTACATAACCTGGGGTGAAATAGACTCAGAAACACTAACCCAACTCATAGAAAAAAGAGGACGATTCCCTGGAAGGGAAAGATTCACTCCTGAAGCAATGACTGGAGATTACTCCTCAGCAGAGGAACTATCCGAAGCAATCATAAATGGAGAAACCACACTAGAAGAATCTGGTTTGAAACCAATCTTTAGACTACATCCTCCACGAAAAGGTTACAGTCACATTCGGAAAAGTTTCAAAGAAGGAGGAACACTGGGTTACAGGGGAGAAGAAATATCCCAACTCATTAAAAAAATGATCTAACCCATTAATAATCCTTTATTAATATAATGACACATTCAAGGTGAACATCATGATAAGAAGAACCCGTAAGATACGGAAATTGCGTGGCTCCCGAACTATTGGGGGCGGTTGCTCTAAGAAGAGAAGAGGAGCCGGTCACCGTGGTGGGAGAGGAAAAGCCGGAGGCCATAAACATATGTGGACCTGGGTAGTTAAGTTCGACCCGGACCGATATGGTAAGCACGGTTTTAAAAGACCACAAAAAACCATTAATAAGTTTAAAACTGTGAACCTGGATTATCTGGATGATAATGCAGAAAAACTGGTTGAAAAAGAATTAGCCCAGAAGGAAGGTGACAATATCATCATCGATGTCACCCAATTAGGATACGATAAAGTACTGGGCAAAGGAAAGATCACCAGATCTCTCACCATTAAAGCACCTCACTTCTCTGCAAGTGCTGTTCGAAAAATTGAAGAAAATGGGGGAGAAGCAGTCAGTCTCTAAGTAGAATAACTGTAACTCAAATATTCCATGTTCCCTTATAAGGAGTGAAAACAATTGTTGAAGGAAGCTCTTCTGCCGATTTTCTCATATTTACCCCAGGTAAAATCACCAAGTTACCGGGTCCCCTTTAAAGAAAAATTAAAGTGGACCGGGGTAATCCTGATACTTTACTTCATATTAAGTCAAATACCCTTATTCGGTCTTAGCCCTACTGCGGTAGATCAATTTGCCCAGTTGAGGGCGGTTATGGCCGGTAGTTTTGGTTCTATAATTACCATGGGTATTGGGCCGATTGTATCAGCATCCATTATACTCCAGCTCCTGGTTGGAGGTAAGATCCTGAATCTGGATCTCTCACAGCATGATGATAAGGCTTTCTTCCAGGGAACTCAGAAACTCCTTGCAGTTGTATTCACCATATTTGAAGCTTCAGTTTTAGTACTCACCGGTGCACTGTCCACATCATCACCTGAATTTGTGTGGATCGTGATCCTGCAGATCGTCATTGGAGGAATACTAATAATCTTCCTTGATGAAGTGGTCTCCAAATGGGGATTCGGAAGTGGAGTTGGATTATTCATCGCAGCCGGTGTTTCAGCCCAGATAATTATTGGAACTTTAAATCCATTATCCTCACCAACCTCACCAGGAGTGCCTTCCGGTGCCATACCCCAATTCATATACCTGTTAACCACCAGTCAACCTGACTTCAGTCTACTGATACCAATCATTGCCGTGGTTGCAGTGTTCCTGGTAGTGGTTTATGCTGAGAGTATGCGGGTGGAAATACCATTATCCTTCGGAGGGGTAAAGGGAGCCAGGGGTAAATATCCATTAAAGTTCATCTATGCCAGTAACATGCCGGTTATATTAACCAGCGCATTACTCTTAAACGTGCAGCTATTCGCTGCCCTGTTCCAGAAATTAGGATTCCCTATACTAGGAACAGTATCCAATGGTAAAGCCATTAGTGGGGTGGCCTATTATTTAACCACTCCTTATGGGCTTTCCAGTATTCTGACCAACCCCCTGCAAGTGGCAATTTATGGTGTGGTATTCATAGCATCATGTGTGTTATTTGCATGGCTATGGGTGGAACTGAGTAACATAGGACCCAAAGCAGTGGCCAAACAATTACATGGAATGGGAATGCAGATTCCTGGATTCAGGAGTAGCCGTACCCAGTTTGAAAGACTACTCAAAAAATACATTCCCGCAATCACAATCCTGGGAGGTGCCTTCGTAGGTCTTCTGGCCTTTGGAGCTGATCTCACAGGCGCACTGGGAGGGGGAACTGGTGTTCTCTTGACTGTGGGTATTGTATACAAACTCTATGAAGAAATAGCCCAGGAGCAGCTCATGGACATGCACCCAATGCTCAGGAAGTTCTTAGGTGATTAAATGAAAGTTGTTGTAGTTGCAGGAATACCAGGATCAGGAAGCACCACCGTGCTTCAACATGCCCTAAAAGAAACAGATTACGTTCACGTGAATTACGGTGATGTTATGCTGGAAATAGCCCAGGAAATGAAACTGGTGGAAGACCGGGATTCCATGCGCAAACTCCCCCCTGAAACCCAGAAAGAAGTCCAGAAAAAAGCAGCTGGAACCATACGGGCAAGGGCGGAGAAAGCCAACACCATTGTGGACACACACTGCACCATTAAAACTCCCTCAGGTTTCCTACCTGGCCTACCTCAATGGGTACTGGAGGAACTGCAGCCAGACATGTTCATACTCATTGAAGCTGATGGTGATGAAATACTCATGCGCAGGGTTAGTGACACCACCCGAATCAGAGACACAGAACGCCTGCAGGACATTAACCTACATCAGGAGATGAACCGGGCCACAGCCATGGCATACGCAGTTTACACCGGAGCCACAGTTAAGATCATAGAAAATCACAACGACCAGTTAGAAAGTTCAGTTGAGGAAATGAAAAAAACCTTATAGGGTAGAACCATTCATAGATAGAGTTTTATAAGGTAAGAATCATTTATAGATAAGAAATCCTGGATAAGAATTTTATAGGGTAAGAACCCTTCAGTAAACATTTTGGGATAAAAAACCCGTTGTGGGATATAAGAGGAACAAAAAATGGCATTTGAATTTATAACTCAACCAATTTTCGGTGCATTGAGCTTCGTGTTCATGCCAATGGTCAACACGTTTGGCCCCATGTTAGGTGTGTTCGTAATCTCCACCATAATAGCATTTTTCATAACCCTGGCCAACAAACTACTGGTGGACCAGGACCGGTTGCAGTTTTTGCAGAAGGAAATGAAAGATTTCCAGAAGGAGACCATGGCAGCCCAGAAATCAGGTGATGCTAAAGCAATGGCAGAAGTTCAGAAGAAACAGGCAGAATTCATGAACCTGCAGAAGGAGATGATGATGAACTCCTTTAAACCCATGATCGTCACCTTCATACCCATACTACTGGTCTTCTGGTGGATGGCTGCTGAACCTGCAATCAACAAATTAGTGGTGGAATTACCATCATTTGTATTCTACGTCCTACTGGTTCCTCTGTTCCACATGTTCTACCAACAGACACCTGGAGTTCCCTACATGGCCATTGAATGGTTGGGATGGTACATTTTATGCTCATTTGCCATGTCTTTACTGTTCCGAAAATTCATGGGACTTAAGAGTGGGGGAATATAGATCATAGAGTAATGGGAATTAATTCTAAAAATGGAAATCGTTTATTTGTTCACCCATTTTAAATTCATTCACAGGAAATATTTTAACTAAATTTACATACTAGGAGATATTAAAATGCCAGCGTTAAGATACAGATCACGTACGTACAAAAGAAGATTCCGTAGAACCCCTGGAGGCGAAACCGTCCTCCACTACAAAAAGAAAAAACCTAAAAAGCACCACTGTGCTGAATGTGGTAAACTGTTACATGGGGTTCCACGAGGAAGACCTTACCAGATAAGAAAACTCGCCAAGTCTAAAAAAAGACCAAACCGACCATTCGGTGGTAACCTATGCACAGAATGCACACGTAGGTTTTACAAAGATCAGGCCAGATCTCTCTTGGAATCTCAAGAGAGCAATACTCAAGAAGATATTGAGGAATAGATCCTAAATGATCATAACCATCGGTGGACCCGCTGGAAGCGGAACAAGTACAACCTCCCGCATACTATCTGAAAAAACAGGAATCCCCTACATATCTGCAGGGGACATATTCCGTCAGATGGCTGCCGAAAGGGATATGGATGTACTCCAATTCAGCAAATTCGCCGAGGGAAACCTGAAAATAGACCAGGAAATAGACCAGAGACAGGCTAAATTAGCTGACGAAGCTGATGATCTCATTGTTGAAGGTCGCATTTCAGCCTATTTTGTAGATGCTGATTTGAAGGTATGGTGCAATGCACCCCTGGATGTTCGCGCAGAGCGTATCAGCCAAAGGGAAAATAAATCCATTGAACTTGCCCGAGAAGAGATCATAACCCGAGAAGCCAGTGAGGCCCAGCGGTACATGGAAATACACAACATAGACATTAACAACATGGATGTCTACGATATTGTAATTAACACTCACGCCTTTAAGGCGGATAGCGTTGCCCAAATCATAGTAAAAGTAACTGAGGTGATCAAATGCCCGCAATAGAAGTTGGAAGAATTTGTATGAAAATCTCCGGAAGAGAAGCCGGTGAAAAATGTGTAATAGTCGAGATCATAGATGATAAATTTGTGGAAGTAATGGGAAGTGCCGTTAAAAACCGCAGATGCAACATAAAACACCTGGAACCATTGGACCAGGTAATTGAAATCAAGAGTGAAGATCCTGAAGAAATCAAAAAAGAATTTGAAGCAGCTATTGCTTAAATTAGATTTCTGAAGATATAATAAAAAGGTTCATCCATATGGCAGAACTCCTCCAAAAAGCCTACGGGGAAACA
It encodes:
- a CDS encoding 30S ribosomal protein S8, whose product is MTLMDPLADALTNMRNNEMQGNNKCTVSPASKMIGQVLRTMQKEGYIGEFEYVDDDKAGMFTVELEGNINKCGVIKPRHAVKKDEFEKFEKRYLPSKNFGIMIVTTPEGIMTHNEAKERGIGGRLLVYVY
- a CDS encoding 50S ribosomal protein L6, giving the protein MALAVVLREEIPIPEGVEVTIDKEITVKGPKGELKRKFKQGNVTIKQEDSMVVLETRFPKKKDKAMLGTIKSHISNMIHGLTEGYTYRMKIVYAHFPMTVKAAKEKVTIENFLGERYPRTAKIVGSAQVKIQGDEVTVTGVNKENVGQTMANLEQATKIKGRDPRVFQDGIYLVAKE
- a CDS encoding 50S ribosomal protein L32e; the encoded protein is MRKPKFRRQEWHRYKKLGENWRKARGKLSKARRYQARKPAIPTIGYCSPRATKGLHPSGYQDILVCNLKELENLDPATQAGRISSTIGLRKREVMLQKARELGIKILN
- a CDS encoding 50S ribosomal protein L19e, giving the protein MNLTTQKRLAADLLKVGVNRVWIDPNNLEEVSRAITREGVNKLIQDGYIKARPKKGISSYRSKKIAEQKKKGRRKGRGSIKGAKGARNPKKKAWMTTIRALRKDLKDMRDEREINRTTYRKLYRMAKGGAFRSKSYMKTYARDHDLLR
- a CDS encoding 50S ribosomal protein L18, with protein sequence MAQGSRYKVAFKRRREGKTNYGARLKLIGLDKHRLVVRVTGNHTIAQIVDVQMEGDQTLISAHSQEIKNMGWLASGKNTSAAYLTGYLCGRKAIKEGIEGAVLDMGLATSTKGSRVYAVIKGAIDAGLDVPHKDVILPSEDRITGEHISQYAQSLEKAEMEKKFSQYIQRGLSPMDLPDHFQSIKEKIEKEVS
- the rpsE gene encoding 30S ribosomal protein S5 yields the protein MNDYNTEEWEPKTNLGRMVKEGQITSIDEIFDRGLPIMELEIVDSLLPDLEEEVMDVNLVQRMHKSGRKVNFRVIVAVGNKNGYVGLGQGKAKEVGPAIRKAVDNAKYNVIKVRRGCGDWGCVCGREHTVPFKVEGKKGSVRVTLIPAPGGVGMVIGNVGKTILGLAGIDDVWSQTMGQTQTTINFAGAVFDALKKLSMVKAPTKDLKKLGVCVE
- a CDS encoding 50S ribosomal protein L30, which encodes MIIALRVRGRTGIKGDISDTLDMLRLTRINHAVLLPENDSYMGMLRKGKDYITWGEIDSETLTQLIEKRGRFPGRERFTPEAMTGDYSSAEELSEAIINGETTLEESGLKPIFRLHPPRKGYSHIRKSFKEGGTLGYRGEEISQLIKKMI
- a CDS encoding uL15 family ribosomal protein; the protein is MIRRTRKIRKLRGSRTIGGGCSKKRRGAGHRGGRGKAGGHKHMWTWVVKFDPDRYGKHGFKRPQKTINKFKTVNLDYLDDNAEKLVEKELAQKEGDNIIIDVTQLGYDKVLGKGKITRSLTIKAPHFSASAVRKIEENGGEAVSL
- the secY gene encoding preprotein translocase subunit SecY, with translation MLKEALLPIFSYLPQVKSPSYRVPFKEKLKWTGVILILYFILSQIPLFGLSPTAVDQFAQLRAVMAGSFGSIITMGIGPIVSASIILQLLVGGKILNLDLSQHDDKAFFQGTQKLLAVVFTIFEASVLVLTGALSTSSPEFVWIVILQIVIGGILIIFLDEVVSKWGFGSGVGLFIAAGVSAQIIIGTLNPLSSPTSPGVPSGAIPQFIYLLTTSQPDFSLLIPIIAVVAVFLVVVYAESMRVEIPLSFGGVKGARGKYPLKFIYASNMPVILTSALLLNVQLFAALFQKLGFPILGTVSNGKAISGVAYYLTTPYGLSSILTNPLQVAIYGVVFIASCVLFAWLWVELSNIGPKAVAKQLHGMGMQIPGFRSSRTQFERLLKKYIPAITILGGAFVGLLAFGADLTGALGGGTGVLLTVGIVYKLYEEIAQEQLMDMHPMLRKFLGD
- a CDS encoding adenylate kinase, with product MKVVVVAGIPGSGSTTVLQHALKETDYVHVNYGDVMLEIAQEMKLVEDRDSMRKLPPETQKEVQKKAAGTIRARAEKANTIVDTHCTIKTPSGFLPGLPQWVLEELQPDMFILIEADGDEILMRRVSDTTRIRDTERLQDINLHQEMNRATAMAYAVYTGATVKIIENHNDQLESSVEEMKKTL
- a CDS encoding EMC3/TMCO1 family protein — its product is MAFEFITQPIFGALSFVFMPMVNTFGPMLGVFVISTIIAFFITLANKLLVDQDRLQFLQKEMKDFQKETMAAQKSGDAKAMAEVQKKQAEFMNLQKEMMMNSFKPMIVTFIPILLVFWWMAAEPAINKLVVELPSFVFYVLLVPLFHMFYQQTPGVPYMAIEWLGWYILCSFAMSLLFRKFMGLKSGGI
- a CDS encoding 50S ribosomal protein L34e; protein product: MPALRYRSRTYKRRFRRTPGGETVLHYKKKKPKKHHCAECGKLLHGVPRGRPYQIRKLAKSKKRPNRPFGGNLCTECTRRFYKDQARSLLESQESNTQEDIEE
- the cmk gene encoding (d)CMP kinase yields the protein MIITIGGPAGSGTSTTSRILSEKTGIPYISAGDIFRQMAAERDMDVLQFSKFAEGNLKIDQEIDQRQAKLADEADDLIVEGRISAYFVDADLKVWCNAPLDVRAERISQRENKSIELAREEIITREASEAQRYMEIHNIDINNMDVYDIVINTHAFKADSVAQIIVKVTEVIKCPQ
- a CDS encoding 50S ribosomal protein L14e, with amino-acid sequence MPAIEVGRICMKISGREAGEKCVIVEIIDDKFVEVMGSAVKNRRCNIKHLEPLDQVIEIKSEDPEEIKKEFEAAIA